In Coleofasciculus sp. FACHB-1120, the following proteins share a genomic window:
- a CDS encoding Tn3 family transposase yields MTPLERQAEPYNLRYLKGEINGRWTMTSLLDVLKEADLRVHFTQQFKTTASREMFDPQTIQRRLLLCLYALGTNTGLKWICGGMKHDSYDDLRYIKKHFVNKEDLRRAIAQVVNAIFASRREAIWGEGTTTCASDAKKFGSWEQNLMTEWHIRYGGRGVMIYWHVEKKSACIYSQLKTCSSSEAAAMIEGLLRHCTDMPVQKNFVDTHGQSEVAFAFCRLLGFELMPRIRRIGAQRLSLPQAGQRQNYSNLQSVLANKEIDWNRIRQQYDQMVKYATALRLGTAEAEAILRRFNRATSPLHPTHLALIDLGKAIRTIFLCRYLHSEELRREVHEGLNVVEQWNGANGFIFYGKNSEIATNRLDEQELSVLALHLLQICLVYINTLMIQQVSSWD; encoded by the coding sequence GTGACTCCCTTAGAGAGGCAGGCAGAACCTTATAACTTGCGCTACTTGAAAGGAGAAATCAACGGGCGTTGGACTATGACCAGTTTGCTCGACGTGCTCAAGGAAGCAGACCTGCGAGTCCACTTCACGCAGCAATTCAAAACCACTGCCTCACGAGAAATGTTCGACCCCCAAACCATTCAGCGACGGTTGCTGCTATGCCTTTATGCCCTAGGCACCAATACCGGACTCAAATGGATTTGTGGCGGCATGAAGCACGACAGTTACGACGATCTGCGTTACATCAAAAAGCATTTCGTCAATAAAGAGGATCTGCGTCGTGCGATTGCTCAGGTCGTCAATGCCATCTTTGCCAGCCGTAGAGAAGCGATTTGGGGAGAGGGGACAACCACCTGTGCTTCAGATGCCAAAAAGTTTGGTTCCTGGGAGCAGAATCTCATGACCGAGTGGCATATTCGCTACGGCGGACGCGGGGTCATGATCTATTGGCATGTCGAGAAGAAGTCTGCCTGCATTTATTCGCAACTCAAGACTTGCTCGTCCTCAGAAGCAGCTGCCATGATTGAAGGGCTGCTACGGCATTGCACTGATATGCCTGTGCAGAAGAACTTTGTAGACACCCACGGACAGAGTGAAGTGGCATTTGCCTTTTGTCGTCTGCTGGGGTTTGAACTGATGCCCCGGATTCGCCGCATTGGCGCACAACGGCTATCCTTACCTCAAGCTGGACAGCGCCAGAACTATTCCAATTTGCAGTCCGTCTTGGCGAACAAGGAAATTGACTGGAACCGGATTCGACAGCAATATGACCAGATGGTGAAGTATGCCACAGCCCTCAGACTGGGAACCGCAGAAGCAGAAGCGATCCTACGTCGATTTAACCGAGCGACTTCTCCCCTTCATCCAACCCATCTGGCATTGATAGACCTGGGGAAAGCGATTCGGACAATTTTTTTGTGCCGCTATTTGCATTCTGAGGAACTACGTCGGGAAGTTCATGAGGGTTTGAATGTAGTAGAACAGTGGAATGGGGCAAACGGGTTCATCTTCTACGGCAAAAACAGCGAGATTGCCACCAATCGGCTGGATGAGCAGGAGCTATCAGTCCTGGCGTTGCATTTGTTGCAAATTTGTTTGGTCTACATCAACACCTTGATGATTCAGCAGGTAAGTAGCTGGGACTAA